The genomic stretch AAAGGATGCTGCCGGTATAAGCGCGTTCCCATTCGGCCAGGAGGCTGCGCACGTAGTCGTTGCGGCTGCTGAAGTGGTGATAGAACGCGCCGCGCGTCACGTTCAGACGGCGCGCCAGGCGCTCGGCCGAGACTCCGTCCGCGCCATACATGTCGAGCAGTTCGAAACCGGCTTCGATCCAGCGCGTGCGGGTGGTTCTGGGCATGGCGGTGTCCTCGTGCAGAAACTGACAGGCTGTGTATGGTGCGCGGCCGGCCGGTATTGTAAGTCGCGTCACCATTCACCTTTTGGCCATGCGACATTTCATCGTAGTCGGTGCGGGCATTGCGGGACTGAACGCCGCGCGGCATCTGCAGCGCGCGGGTTGCGCCGTCACAGTATTCGAGGCGGCGCGCGCGCCCGGCGGCCGCATCCTCAGCGTGCCGTTTCACGGATACACCATCGAATGTGGCGCGCAATTCGTGTCGTCGCGATATCGCCACGTGCTGCCGCTGCTGCACGAGGCGGGGTTGTCCTCACGGCTGCACAAGACTTCGGCCGTGGCGGCGCTGCAGCGAGGGCAGGACTTCCGTGCCGTGCATTCCAAACGCCCATGGACGCTTGCCACCACGGGCCAACTCACCTGGGGCGAAACATGGCAGATGCTGCGAGGCGGCTTTGCCCCAGCGCGGGAGGCGCGCGGCATTGACCCCAATCACTACGCCAGCCTGGCCGCATTCGACGACGCCGACGCACAGGACTGGGCCACACGCGTGTTCGGCGGCGGTGCCACGCGGTACGTCTTCGAACCCATGGTGCACGGTCTGTACTTTCACCGGCTGAAAGGGACCTCGCGAGCGTTGCTGGCCGCGCTCGGCGCATTTCGCGGCGCAGACACGCTGATCGTCGAAGGCGGCTGGCAGGCGCTGCCGCGCGCGATGGCCGCGTCGCTCGATGTGCGTTACGGCGCCAACGTCGAACAGGTAGTCGAAACTCCCGATGGCGTGCGGCTGTGCGTCAACGGAGAGTGGATCAACGCCGACGGCGCGGTGCTCGCCACGCCTGCACATGCAACGCGGGCGTGGTTCCCCCGTCCGACGCTGGGCGAGGCCGCAGTCCTCGATGCGACCTACGCGCCGAGCATCCACGTGGCCCTGGGCCTCTCCCCTTCATGGTCGGCACCGGAGGTATTCGCGCAGGCGTATGGCGCGCTTTATTCGCCAGTGGAGGGCGGCCCTTTGGCGGCGCTGACGTTTCAACACGGTGCAGGGCGAGGCGACGGTCCCATCGTTTGTGCGATGTTTGGCGAGCAGGCTGCGACGCGCGCCATGCCGAAGAACGATGCCATGCTGATCCGCTTCGCCACCGAGGCAATGGCAGCGCATTTGCCGGGTCTGGAGCGCGCAGTGGTGTCGGCACACGTGCAGCGTTGGGCAGCGGCCGAGCCGCGATCGCCCGTCGGCCGTGCGCGTGCCATTGCGGCGTACCGCGCCACGCTCGGGCGTGATCGCCGGATCGTGCTGGCGGGGGATTATCTTGGCAGCCCGTGGACGGACGGCGCCGCCGAGTCCGGGCAGTGGGCCGCCAACCACCTGCTGGCGGCGCGCATCCCGCAGGCAGAGCGCGCCGCGTTGGCCCGGACGGTGGCGTAATGCTGCGTGCTGCGCTTACTCGAACGGCGTGTCGTTCGGGTTCGCGTACAGCGCCTTCAACTGATCGTTCATCGGGAAGTTGAAGTTCAGGTTCTTGGGCGGCACCGGCTTTTCGAACCACTTGGCGTAGAGCGTCTTGATCTCGCCGCTCTTCATCACGCCGGTCATGGTGTCGTCCACCAGCTTCTTGAACTGGGGATCGTCCTTGCGCAGCATGAAGCCGTAGGCTTCGAACGACTGCGGCGTGCCGGTCACGACCCAGTCGTCGGGCTTCTGCGCCAGCGTGCGTGCGCCGGCCAGCAGCACGTCATCCATCATGAACGCCGCCACGCGGCCGCTCTGCAGCGTGAGGAACGATTCACCGTAATCCTTCCCGCTGATCACGTTCATGTTCATCTTCTTCTCGTCGTTCATCTTGCGCAGGATGCGTTCCGACGTGGTGCCCGCGTTGGTGATGACCGACTTGCCCGCCAAGTCGGGGAAATCCTTCACGCCGGATTTCACGTTGGTCAGCAGGCGCGTGCCGGCGATGAAAAAGGTCGTCGAAAAAGCAGTCTGCTGCTCGCGTGATTTCAGGTGCGTGGTCACGCCGCACTCCAGATCGACCGAGCCGTTCTGCACCAGAGACGTCCGGTTCTGGGAGGTCACGGGAATCTGCTTGATGTCGAGGTTGGGCTTGCCCGACTTCTTCTTGACGGCGTCGATCACGCGGGAGCACAGGTCGGCTGAGAAACCGACGATCTCGTTCTTGCTGTCGCGGTAAGAAAACGGAATCGACGATTCGCGCACGCCGATCAGGATCGTGTTGCTGTCCTGAATCTTCTTGAGCGTGCCGTCGAGGGCCTCCGCGTGCGCGCCGATCGCGAACAGGCTCGTCAGCGCAAGCGGGATGGACCGGATACACCGGGTGGTCAAACGCATACGTCCTCCAATGGTTGTGGTGCGCGGCCTGTTGTGTTGCGGCCGTCTGTGCTTTGGCTTCGTGGCGATGAATGCGGAACGTCTTAACGGCCGAACCAGCTACGCAGATCTGCGGCGCTGGCCAGCGGCCGGTGCAGCGCGTCGAGATGCCGTCGCAGGTTGGTGACGAGCGCTGCGTT from Ralstonia pickettii encodes the following:
- a CDS encoding protoporphyrinogen/coproporphyrinogen oxidase → MRHFIVVGAGIAGLNAARHLQRAGCAVTVFEAARAPGGRILSVPFHGYTIECGAQFVSSRYRHVLPLLHEAGLSSRLHKTSAVAALQRGQDFRAVHSKRPWTLATTGQLTWGETWQMLRGGFAPAREARGIDPNHYASLAAFDDADAQDWATRVFGGGATRYVFEPMVHGLYFHRLKGTSRALLAALGAFRGADTLIVEGGWQALPRAMAASLDVRYGANVEQVVETPDGVRLCVNGEWINADGAVLATPAHATRAWFPRPTLGEAAVLDATYAPSIHVALGLSPSWSAPEVFAQAYGALYSPVEGGPLAALTFQHGAGRGDGPIVCAMFGEQAATRAMPKNDAMLIRFATEAMAAHLPGLERAVVSAHVQRWAAAEPRSPVGRARAIAAYRATLGRDRRIVLAGDYLGSPWTDGAAESGQWAANHLLAARIPQAERAALARTVA
- a CDS encoding glutamate/aspartate ABC transporter substrate-binding protein, which gives rise to MRLTTRCIRSIPLALTSLFAIGAHAEALDGTLKKIQDSNTILIGVRESSIPFSYRDSKNEIVGFSADLCSRVIDAVKKKSGKPNLDIKQIPVTSQNRTSLVQNGSVDLECGVTTHLKSREQQTAFSTTFFIAGTRLLTNVKSGVKDFPDLAGKSVITNAGTTSERILRKMNDEKKMNMNVISGKDYGESFLTLQSGRVAAFMMDDVLLAGARTLAQKPDDWVVTGTPQSFEAYGFMLRKDDPQFKKLVDDTMTGVMKSGEIKTLYAKWFEKPVPPKNLNFNFPMNDQLKALYANPNDTPFE